A window of Phaseolus vulgaris cultivar G19833 chromosome 4, P. vulgaris v2.0, whole genome shotgun sequence genomic DNA:
TGGTTGTAGTTACCCATTTATCTACTAGTGAGTATTTTACCCTTGAATAATATGTTTACATCTTAATTGATTTTGTGACAATGTTTTattatcttctttctttcaGGTTGCTACTTTGAAGTTCAATATTTTCAACTATATATAACATGGTTAGGTAATAGTACTATAAATTATGCTTGCGTTCGGTCGCTACTTTATGCTTGAATCTGGTACCTACTTTATGATCATAAGTCACCGTTGACACCAATTTCAGTTTAGGTGTAGTTAGCCTatgacatttattttttatattttttctatcattttctattattgtttcCAAATATTTAAACGTAGAAACTTGTAATGTgatatatttttctctctcttttgacttccaaatttcattttttttatgtttcttcCTAATAAAATTTAATGCATACACGATACGATACGATACGTTAATAATCATGTactaaattataattagaatcACAATTATAAACCagtattttaatttgtaattgtTCAGAAGCAAcattttttaacataataatataCCACACACATATACAATaaacacaaaatatatatatataaatatattcaaCCACTAAGccaattattttagttttttttattttctctctatCCACTTGTAGCTCAAAGCTGAGTCATTGTAGCTTCTAACTTCAGATTAGCATTTTTTTATGCCAAAACGAACGCTTCTACTTTATTGAGCAGTGACCATGTCTACACACAAGTTCATGTACGTAAATGCTTCAAGAGTCAAACAAAATTTATCcgattaaattaatattatcaaataaaattacaattctgaaaaaaatgcaaaaggaTTAATTGATCCACAAGGAGAATTTATTACTAacgatcaattttttttatacacgaTGGCTGGAATGTTCTTATAGTCTTATAGCATGTTGCACTCCAAGAAGTAGTCTTACTTATGCCCTGCccaaaacacaaaaattaaattaaaacacaacataaactttaatttaactTCGTATATAACCCATTCCGATAAgaaaatagagaaagaaaacatATCAGAGGAAAGATATACGAACTGAGATCTTGTTAATAAGAAATCAACTTCGAAATTTTACaggaataaaaaacaaacatGAATAGACCAAACAAATACTTAGTGCACATGTCTCGCAGGATTAAAGAGAGGACATCACAAACATTGTACTAAATACAAATATCTTATTGAACCATGTGGTTGCATGATGCTAATTTGGTAGCAGATTGTTACAGTATGAAGAAATGTTGTGTGGTGGATCACATGATGGAGCAAGGATACTGATCAGGGCAAGAATCATAGCATACTAGTTGGGGAGGACAGGGGGGGTAGTAATAAGGTTGGTAGGGCACATAGCATTTGTGACAGGTGCACCATTTAGGGCACGGTGAAGGACTTTTACTAGAACAACAAGAACCACTGCAGTTTGATTTGTGACAGTTGGAGCATGAGTCACAGTTCCCATCCCACTTTGCGTTCTCACAGTTAACACAAACGATGCAACACTCGCCATTGCAGCTGCTGCTTTTGCACTCAAAGCAGAATATGCTATCAATGTCACACTTACCATGGCAGCTGGAACTGTTGCACTTTTTGCACAGACAGGCACGCAGCATGCTCTTCAGCTTCTCTTCcattttcttcctcttctcttcctcctcctccttcttcttcttctccgcatcctccttcttcttcttttcttccgCCACCTTTTTCAGATCCTCCACCGTCACAATCACCACCGAGGAGAACTTCTTCTTCAGCTGGTTCGCCAAGCAAACCATGTCCACGTTTTCGCCGCTCACCGCCACGCGGTCGCTGTCGTCACCCTCCAGGGCTACCGAAGTCACACCTGGGAAGTTAATGGATactgaatttcaattttttGACAATCACATGCCCTATAACATGATCACGTGTTATAAGGTTCGCATACAATTCTTAAATGGTATAAGGTTTCGCATACAATTCTTAAATGGTATGTATTGATTACACCTATCAAACATCGACACTCATAACACATCTATCACATCTATCACTGAAATatcaatttgaaaaatatttgttagttttttgataaaattcaaatttattatacaaatttttattataattataaaaataagaaacaaatcattttgaaccaatcaaaaaacatctttctgttaaaaaaaactgtacaaataaatttttattgtcaatttatataattcataattatataacatATAGATCCGTGTCCCGTATTCTACactaaattttagaaattatacgtaATTCTTATCTGTATCCTTTTCATAATAGTGTATATGTCATTATTTGTGCTGCATAAATCACGGTCTATCGTTTCTACTATATATGTAATTGAGATTTCAAATTTACGTACAATAATTCATCatatttaattacattttatatGTAAAGATTGATAAACATCATGATAATTTTAACCCatataataatttaagaaaGTCTCCTATCCATGACTT
This region includes:
- the LOC137837973 gene encoding heavy metal-associated isoprenylated plant protein 16-like isoform X2, which codes for MKQKVVIKLQMDCDKCRNKALKIAAEVPGVTSVALEGDDSDRVAVSGENVDMVCLANQLKKKFSSVVIVTVEDLKKVAEEKKKKEDAEKKKKEEEEEKRKKMEEKLKSMLRACLCKKCNSSSCHGHK
- the LOC137837973 gene encoding heavy metal-associated isoprenylated plant protein 43-like isoform X1, which gives rise to MKQKVVIKLQMDCDKCRNKALKIAAEVPGVTSVALEGDDSDRVAVSGENVDMVCLANQLKKKFSSVVIVTVEDLKKVAEEKKKKEDAEKKKKEEEEEKRKKMEEKLKSMLRACLCKKCNSSSCHGKCDIDSIFCFECKSSSCNGECCIVCVNCENAKWDGNCDSCSNCHKSNCSGSCCSSKSPSPCPKWCTCHKCYVPYQPYYYPPCPPQLVCYDSCPDQYPCSIM